Proteins encoded together in one Hevea brasiliensis isolate MT/VB/25A 57/8 chromosome 16, ASM3005281v1, whole genome shotgun sequence window:
- the LOC131174592 gene encoding uncharacterized protein LOC131174592, producing the protein MNSKEQCKAVALRSGRILEDQKPKDKQKLMKETFGNSDDLLKEEEKKIKKDKEEEEKKKKKLPERYQPPLPFPQRFQKVKLDKQFVKFLEVFKRKLEGYETVALIEECSAVLQNKLPLKLKDPGSIFIPCLISNMNIDKALYDLGASVSLMPLSICQKLNVGELKSTTISLQLVDRSVKYPNGILQNISI; encoded by the exons ATGAATTCTAAGGAGCAGTGTAAGGCAGTTGCTTTAAGGAGTGGAAGaattttagaagaccaaaaaccaaaagacaaacaaaaattaatgaaGGAAACTTTTGGTAATTCTGATGACCTATTGAAAGAGGAAGAGAAGAAAATTAAAAAGGACAAGGAAGAggaggagaaaaagaaaaagaagctacCTGAACGGTACCAGCCCCCTCTACCTTTTCCTCAAAGGTTCCAAAAAGTCAAATTAGATAAGCAGTTTgtaaagtttttagaagttttt AAGAGAAAGCTAGAGGGTTATGAGACTGTTGCTTTAATAGAGGAATGTAGTGCCGTCTTGCAAAACAAGCTACCTCTAAAACTCAAGGACCCTGGAAGCATTTTTATACCTTGCCTTATTAGCAACATGAACATAGACAAGGCCCTCTATGATCTTGGTGCAAGTGTGAGTCTGATGCCCCTATCAATATGCCAAAAGTTAAATGTTGGAGAGCTTAAATCAACTACAATCTCATTACAATTGGTGGATAGGTCTGTTAAGTACCCAAATGGCATCTTGCAGAACATCTCCATCTAA